The following are from one region of the Salminus brasiliensis chromosome 14, fSalBra1.hap2, whole genome shotgun sequence genome:
- the rbm10 gene encoding RNA-binding protein 10 has translation MDYERRGGRGDRTGRYGKDTEDHDYRDMDYRGYTPDRISHDGGFGLDNGVNSDRQRGREDCAGGMREFPVGHFSENRAGFRQRGSRGGDGNRRGKGFPHDSQEIHPRFQQEEGDYHYEAEPDSHHRRDYQPFRQLQTDKHTLHQSESNEEWGGAGGQSGPSPEEYGLGRRELEKYSRGVGQRRGFCPPQQSEARDEAGEGVFLAGPESGLDEAELRDQDYRAEGEQGQRPSNIIMLRMLPPNATVNEIRAQLQQQGIQPREVRLMRNKSSGQSRGFAFVEFNDLQEASRWMESNQRVLTILGQRVSMHYSDPKPRANEDWLCNKCGVQNFKRREKCFKCGVPKSEAELKLPLVQKELPLGHLKDSSQGLLPLPTIFQSAAPIISIATTAQANEVANDTLILRNLGPHTTLEAILSSLAPFATLSPSNVRLIKDKQTQLNRGFAFLQLTTIVEASQLLQILQALQPPLSIDGKIVSVEFAKGSKRDVFLTDGSRVSAATVASTAIAAAQWAISQTAQQLSTGAPRGDAGVCQQGAAAVFMQESPDGGSTEVFKGSAAVGADLISSAPGIMGEYDGGGGATAALLPTVTEGGGITSSAALAQTHLQNLTTAAYTQPCQPTVTQQVDATGKPQPATPGTALERQQYPDPDVSTYQYDESSGYYYDPLTGLYYDPNSQYYYNPHTQQYMYWDGDKHTYIPAAGQADAPDSAATATTSDPSALANKDKKDKPKTKTAQQIAKDMERWAKSMNRQKENVRSSSAPSNSRRPEDRRESASADAGYAILEKKGALSERPQILIDQIGHPDERERSPPQSLVAAYRGETDSEEEGTEREEKLTDWNKLACLLCRRQFPSKEALLRHQQLSELHKQNLEQRKARQEAVEGEMKLSRAAVRREAGVLPDQPDTKKRKYSPM, from the exons ATGGATTATGAAAGAAG GGGCGGCCGCGGGGACCGAACGGGTCGCTACGGCAAAGACACTGAAGACCACGATTACAGAGACATGGACTACCGTGGCTACACACCGGACAGAATCAGCCACGACGGAGGCTTCGGCCTAGACAACGGCGTAAACAGTGACCGGCAGCGTGGACGTGAAGACTGCGCTGGAGGGATGCGAGAATTCCCAGTGGGTCACTTTTCTGAGAACCGGGCGGGGTTCCGACAGAGGGGGAGTCGCGGGGGTGATGGCAATCGAAGAGGGAAAGGCTTCCCCCATGATTCCCAGGAAATACACCCCCGGTTCCAGCAGGAGGAGGGAGATTACCACTACGAGGCCGAACCCGACTCGCACCACAGACGGGACTACCAGCCCTTCAGGCAGCTCCAGACTGATAAACACACTCTCCACCAATCAGAGAGCAACGAGGAGTGGGGGGGAGCAGGGGGCCAGAGTGGGCCCTCTCCGGAAGAGTACGGCCTGGGACGTCGAGAACTCGAAAAATACTCCAGAGGTGTCGGCCAAAGAAGG GGTTTTTGTCCACCACAGCAGTCCGAAGCGAGGGATGAAGCTGGAGAAGGTGTTTTCCTTGCTGGGCCGGAGTCTGGGCTGGATGAGGCGGAGCTACGGGATCAGGACTACAGGGCTGAGGGAGAACAGGGCCAGAGACCCAGCAACATCATCATGCTCAGGATGCTGCCTCCAAACGCCACCGTCAACGAG ATCCGAgcccagctgcagcagcagggaATCCAGCCTCGAGAGGTTCGTCTCATGAGGAACAAATCTTCAG GTCAGAGCCGAGGATTCGCCTTCGTCGAGTTTAATGACTTACAGGAGGCCAGCCGCTGGATGGAGAGCAACCAG aGAGTGCTCACCATCCTGGGACAGAGGGTTTCCATGCACTACAGCGACCCAAAGCCCCGCGCCAACGAGGACTGGCTCTGTAACAAG TGTGGAGTGCAGAACTTCAAACGGAGGGAGAAATGTTTCAAATGTGGAGTTCCAAAATCAG AGGCTGAGCTCAAACTGCCCCTGGTTCAGAAGGAATTGCCTCTGGGGCATTTAAAGGACTCTTCACAGGGCTTACTGCCCTTGCCCACCATCTTCCAGTCTGCAGCACCCATCATCAGCATCGCCACGACAGCACAGGCTAATGAAGTGGCCAATGACa CTCTGATCCTGAGGAATCTGGGTCCTCACACCACTTTGGAGGCGATCCTGTCGTCTCTGGCTCCGTTCGCCACTCTCTCGCCCTCCAACGTCCGGCTCATTAAAGACAAGCAGACGCAGCTCAACCGAGGCTTCGCTTTCCTGCAGCTCACCACCATCGTG gaggcatctcagctgctgcagattCTGCAGGCCCTGCAGCCTCCTCTCTCCATCGATGGGAAAATCGTATCTGTGGAATTCGCCAAGGGCTCCAAACG tgatgtgtttttgactgatggaagtCGTGTTAGTGCTGCGACAGTGGCCAGTACAGCCATCGCTGCAGCTCAGTGGGCCATATCTCAG ACAGCCCAGCAGCTCTCTACAGGAGCCCCCAGAGGAGATGCAGGTGTgtgccagcagggggcagcagcAGTGTTTATGCAGGAGAGTCCAGACGGGGGCAGCACAGAGGTCTTTAAAGGGTCCGCTGCTGTGGGGGCGGACTTGATCTCATCTGCCCCGGGGATAATGGGGGAGTATGATGGAGGGGGCGGGGCTACAG ctgCATTGCTCCCAACTGTAACTGAAGGTGGAGGGATCACTTCTTCAGCTGCTCTCGCGCAGACACACTTGCAGAATCTCACAACGGCAGCATACACACAACCCTGCCAG cctACAGTAACCCAGCAAGTTGACGCTACAGGAAAGCCTCAGCCAGCAACTCCAGGAACAGCGCTTGAGCGACAGCAGTATC CTGATCCTGACGTGTCCACCTATCAGTACGATGAAAGCTCAGGTTATTACTACGACCCTCTCACCGGCCTCTACTACGACCCCAACTCTCAG TATTACTATAACCCTCACACTCAGCAGTACATGTACTGGGACGGCGACAAGCACACGTACATCCCCGCTGCGGGACAGGCCGACGCCCCAGACTCCGCTGCCACAGCAACAACGTCTGACCCCTCAGCTCTGGCCAACAAGGACAAGAAGGACAAACCCAAGACCAAAACGGCCcagcag ATAGCTAAAGACATGGAGCGCTGGGCTAAAAGCATGAACCGGCAGAAGGAGAACGTGCGCTCCTCCTCCGCCCCCTCAAACTCTCGACGGCCCGAAGACCGGCGAGAATCGGCCAGCGCTGACGCCGGATACGCCATCCTGGAGAAGAAG GGGGCCTTATCGGAGCGACCACAGATCCTCATAGACCAGATAGGGCATCCCGACGAGAGAGAG AGGAGCCCCCCTCAGAGTTTGGTGGCAGCGTACAGAGGAGAGACGGACAGTGAGGAGGAGGGAACGGAGAGGGAGGAGAAACTGACCGACTGGAATAAACTGGCCTGTTTACTGTGTAGGAGGCAGTTTCCCAGCAAAGAGGCTTTACTGAGACACCAGCAGCTTTCTGAGCTGCACAAG CAAAACCTGGAGCAGAGGAAGGCTCGGCAGGAGGCTGTGGAGGGGGAG ATGAAGCTCAGTCGCGCTGCAGTGAGGAGGGAGGCGGGCGTCCTGCCGGATCAGCCCGACACCAAAAAGAGGAAGTACAGCCCAATGTAA